The Prionailurus bengalensis isolate Pbe53 chromosome B1, Fcat_Pben_1.1_paternal_pri, whole genome shotgun sequence genomic interval TGTCCCATGACTTAGCAATCTCTCTTCTAGAAACCTATCCTATAGAACTGCACTAAAGAACAGCCATGAGTCACAGGTGGCTatttaaatttgataaaaatgaaatagaattaaaaattgagttcttctggggcacctggctggctcagttggtagacctacaactcttgatcttggttggggttgtgagtttaagccctatgttgggcaaGAGatgtcttaaaattaaaataaaaaaatcttaaaaacaatttttttttttgacagagagagagagggcacaagtgtgtgagaggcagagagagagagagggagagagggagagggagggagggagagggagagagagagagagagagagagagagagagagagagaagccggACTCACCTGAGGTTCGTGTTTTACCCGAagaggggcttgagctcacctgatgtgggactcgaactcacaaacagtgaataagacttgagccaaagtcagatgcttaactactgagccaccaggtaccccctacattttttattttttttctaattgagttctgaagtgcctgggtggctcggtcagttaagtgcctgacccttggttttggctcaggtcatggtgtcaacagttcttgagttcaagccccacatctggctccatgctgttagtgcagagcctgcttgggattctctctctccctctctctctgcccctctcctgctcactcactcaaaaaaaaaaaaaaaaaaaaaaaccttaaaaaaataaattaaaaaattgagttCTTCCACTGACCTAgttacatttcaagtgctcaacagctaCATGTGTCTAATGACTACCATATGAGACAAGGCAGACAcatcattttcatcatcacagaaagatCTATTGGGTAGTGCTGCTatggaaatatttatagaagtagACACAAAGATATTCAATGCAGCgttatttataaagcaaaaaactCAATACAGTAAAAAGGAGAATAGTTCAATAATATCACATTTATAATCAAgtataataaaaaacataagacaGATCTATatgaacaaacataaaaagaactctgatatgttaaatttaaaagtatattgtggggcgcctggctggctcagttggttggaacATATTGACTCTCGATCTTAGggttctaagttcaagccccacatcacatgcagagattacttaaaaataaataaacaataaataaagtatattgcAAAACAAGATGtggattttaatattatatacatatatttatgtaatctctaAAGACACTGAAAAGTATCTGCAAAGATATACATCGAACTGTTAGAAGTCGTAGAAGAAAGAGGGACTGGAGAGAGGAATgcaaattttcacttttaatgtCTAAGCTGAGTGAACTTGTTGCAACCAGcatatactgtttttaaaaaaagatttcaaaaagagTTCTATTTTTGGAAAGGACAATATTTACCAGTAAGCCCTGAAGATATTAGAgcctattcatttcttttccaaactgGTATCTCCATTTTTGGGTTATCATTTCTCTAGATCCAGTAATCGAAAGCACTTTCCTGAAGCCCTGGGAGGAGCTGCAGACGTGCCTCCACCTACCAGTGTCCTCCCGACAGCATTTCCCCAACTGTACCCTTCCCTTTGCCCGTCTTTCTGCCCActcaccacccccgcccccactcttTCTCAGCAGCTTTACTAAACTACCAATATGGTCCTGCTTTAGTGCGATAGGAAGCAAGCACCCCAACAAAGGCGTCCAGCAGAACAAAACTCACTGTTTCACTCCTCAGCCTGAGTGCAGAGGAACAGTCAGAGCCGTAAAGACAGATGGAAGGGACAGGCAATAGCACAGACATTCCAGACATACCACTTTAGACCTAAATCCCATCACCTATGAgagtatttttcaaaacaaaacctaTCACACCAAATATAAGAAAACCATCACTAGCAAATCAGATGAGCGATTATGTTCCAAATGTgatgggtttattttattttactctgatGCAAAACCAAGGATTCCACtacagcacagagaccaatataTTAAAAGGTCATGAAAAAGTGGTGTGGGACATGCAGGACGTGATGTACAAACTGGAGGATTGGGTCATTTCCTTTGTAACATGACACTACATTGTCGCTGaggaacacatttaaaataacactgtGGAACTCAACTGAAATGTGGCACAAACATGACAACTTCCAGGCATGCCTTCAAGTACCTCCCTCAGGATGGACTTGCGATCTCTAGACTTCAGTGTGGGGAGGATTACAATTCTTTGGAAGAATAAAAAGTTCACTTTTGAAATTTCACAGAAGAATTTTAAGGCCAAAACATAGTGGGTTCTCTTCACCTCCAGGGACAAATAGGATGCTTTACTCAAAACCACATTAAGCTTCTAGCTCAAATCCCAACCCAACCTTGTGACCTCCTGCATTGAAGTTCTTTCCGTCGATTAAAGCTGATAGGGTCAGTTTGACTCCTAGGAAGAAGAAAACACCACAATCACTCGTAACAAGTATTACAATCAGCTTTTCGTTTTCTAGAAACAATGAACATGGGTGGAATCAAGGGCATGGATTGCAGCTGGGTGTAAGAGTTACAAGCATTCAGGTACCACTAAGTCAATAGGGTTACCTAAAATCATTTGATCTGCAATGAGCAAAGCACAATCACAGCAAACTTTATTTGGAATTCAGGGTTAAGAATAATGAATGACCAaccaaactcacaagccacagTGACCTGGTTAgaaatatagaattattttttaaacaaaagcactTGATCTGCTTTACTTTGTATGAATAACCAATTGTTACACAATGGACTGAATCAACCTACAGTTGATTGTAAGTTTTATaggttattttcattatttttccatcaTCTCCTACCCCACATCCAATGTTATTAATTCCTTTACTCACCTGGTCGAAGAGTCTGAGTATAACCCAGTCCAATCAGGCTGGCATTATTTACTTTAGCCTAAAAATTAGGAGATGAAATAGAAACAGTTAGAAAACAACCAACTTCATAATATGTAAGTCCAGTACAAGCACCATTTCATGCATCAGATTTCCAAAACTAAAGCACCTTCGGGTCAATCTAGAATTACTGGAActgaaaatttaattaataaaaatgtaagtcTCTTCAGTTAATAGGACTGGGAGAGATAGTAGGGAGTTTGAGAATGCATGCTTAAAGGCctcaaacaaattttttaaaacactgtgcagccaggtgtgcctgggtagctcaggtggttaaaagcatccgactcttgttcggctcaggtcatgatctcacagtttcctgagttcgagccccacatcgagtcTACACtggcaacacggagcctgcttgggattttctctctctctctctctgcccctcctccaaaataaacattcataaaTGGAGGCACCTATGACTTCCATTTTGATTGTTAGAATAGGAGAGCTTGTTTGGACACAAATACAAATTTTCAGTGTACCACAACCAATTCCAAGTAAACTTCTccatacttcaaaaaaaaatttttttttaatgtttacttatttttgaaagagagagagaaacagagtgtgagcagggaagggacagagagagggagacacagaatcctgaggcaggctccagactctgagctgtcaacacagagccggatgaggagctcaaactcatgaaccatgagatcatgacctgagccaaagttggacatctaaccaactgagccacccaggcaccccaataaacttaaaaaaaaaataaataaacactgtgCAGCCAAACACCCTGGTGTACTGAATTCTTCGAGATGCCAGTTTATAACCTCTGACAGTAGTTAGAACATAAACTCTGGTGAGagaagatctgggttcaaatcttgacaATGCCtcttactgtgtgactttgggcaagttacctgaCCTCTCCAagtctcagttccctcatctataaaatgggcatgaaGATACTACTCACCACAAGAGTAGCtgggaggactaaatgagatactACACATAAAGCCCTTAGTATAGTACCTGAAATTGAAGAGCTCAACTAGTGTCAGAATTAATAAGAATTACTAAGGAATTACAGGAATAGTAATCAAATCCCATGaatttacagataggaaaattTTGAGgccaaagagataaaaatgactTGAGAAGGTCAGACAACAGCCAAATACAGGAGGAACTAGGACTAGAACCCACATGCTAGGACGTGAGGTGTGATACTCTTTTCACTACACAATGAGCATCTCACTAAAGTTAATGGAGAACATGTGTACAACAACCATCTCACAACATTCATTTACAACTCAGATGAAACCCTAAGAGTAGATCCAATCTCGTAGCACATTCTTACAGATAGAGAAGTTCTACAGTCCAGCTTGTATTTAGCAGCGATGCCAAAACGGGTATTGTTACTGCCAGCCGTCCAAGCAAGGTTTATTGATGTTTCAATCTTCTCATTAACCTTCTGGTAGATAGACCCTCCAAATTCAGTGCCGTCATTCCTATTTTCATGATATAAGAAAAAGTCATAAATATCTAGCTAGTACCACTCTTATGACATGGAAAAAATTCTAAGACTATCTGGATAAGGATCTCACTTTGCAACTACCTATTTCAGCAAACTTCTAGTATAAATGACTACCAAACAAAACAAGGAACTAAATCCAGTTACGTAATTTATAACCATCTGATTAAAATGTAGTTAACAtctgattcatttattcagctcCTCCATACGAATTTTTTAGACAAAATTCAATTATGAAGGCAGACGCCTCTAGTAAATATGATCTGTAAGTCTTTGAGATGTTCAAAGAATTTAGAGACCTAAAAGTAGAGTTCAATAAGGATtctgcaaaataaataacaagaagaaAGCCAATTTTTAACTTCATCTGAGACATAATCCTAGCATCAGAAAGCACCCCAAACACAATACGTAGGGTGTATTTCTCTAGAGAAGTGCCTACATTATTGCTTCAAAGCATCCCAGAACTTGGTCCCTACTTTCCATGGTTTTCCTGATAATACTGCTTCATCAATTTTAATGCCACTGTCTATACCATTGCTTCACTTTATTTCAGTGAACTGGAATATCTAGTGAAGGGCAATCTACACCACTTGAAAAACACCTAGCTtatcctttgctttttcttcctggaataGTACAGTGCCCAGTAGGCCAAgacattaaatacaatttaaaaattcaaattcatttaACCAACAGGATGCAGCCTACAGAACTGAATCCAGGATTGCTTTGAGGACTTCTGCTTCTTCTGAATGCAACAGGGGTGGCTGGGTTCTGACCGTGAGTACCTAAAACCTCCATAGAATTACTGGGGATGTTCCAGAATGCTCAGGTCAACTGAGTGGTTGCTCTTCATGATCCAAATAACAGATCTACTTCCAGATACTGACAAGCTAAGTAGGgcactagaggaagcagaagagtcTCCAAAGGATCCCTTTTATCAGGAGGTGACCACGTCCTGGGCTCTCTCCAACCCAGTGGTTCTTGTATAGATTCTAGACCTTCCTAAAGTTTGGGGTACAGGCTGAGAGGCCAGTTACTATCAGCAGCACAGCACAATGCACCAAGTGCCCTGGCAATGTTTTGCTGACTAGGAAAATTAGTACAGTGAGGCTGGATGTCCACCAAAGCACATTAAATGCAGGTACCTCATTTCTAACTTTCTCAGCATGTTAATGGTTACCATCTTTTTGGGCAACTGCACTAGTACTAAAGGAGGAGTGAATTATAAACACTCACACATGAGTGTGCAGCTGGAAGTCTGCGGCCTTGTAACCCAGAGCGAAATTATTCTGTGACAGTTTGGATTTGGCTGTGTCGAAACTCATCTGATAGCCAGCAAGCCAACCTTCAAAGGCTAACACAGCCCAGCCATAGATGGTTGGTCCAGAAAAATCTATATCAACATTGCTGCCGAGACTGAAACATTCCCGCTTATAGGAGGCCTTCAATTTTCCACTCTTCTttctgtaaacaaataaaaacaatacaatgaAAACAACATGAGTTTCTACTACTGTCTAGAAATCTTTAGTGTAAGAAAgatcccctccttcccccaatgtaaatattattttggtaGATGATACACATCTACTATACACATATAgtaaaatttcaaatgacttagctctacaaatataattttgttaggattataaatacatatactatTTTTATCTATTCTTCACTGTAAGTACAAATGATGGGATATTTCATGATTAATTTCACAAAGGCATTAACAAAAGTCTAAAAAGGAATAAGATATTTCAGTACCGAATTAATAATctgtatacatatgtattcatGAGAAGCCaaatctctttaaatgtttttaaatgcccAAATGCTATAAAACATAACACCCGACACACTTCTCAAaaagaagtgtatttttttttttaagggtagagTACTTtagtaaacatatttattttccttaaggtGAGTGTTTTCTCCCTGGACAATAAATatcagatggatggatggaagagaaGTATACGTTTTTGAAGGACAGTACCGAAAACAagaaattggttctttttttaaaaaaaaaaaatttttttttaacgtttatttattattgaaagacagagagagacagagcgtgagtggggaaggggcagagagagagggagagacacagaatctgaagcaggctccaggctctgagctgtcagcacagagcctgacacagggctcgaactcacaaactgcgagatcatgacctgagctgaagtcagacacttaaccgactgagctacccaggcgccccaagaaattggTTCTTAATAATCCTGTCGTCTTCTAAGCAGGCTTCTTCTGAAAGTATTTATCTGGAAGATAACTGAACTGTGTGGCAGGAATGACACACATGCTGTCACAGCTGAGGAAAAATGTCATTCTGCCTTTATCTAGCAGCGGCCCATAGGAAACAATACCatgcccatttttcagatgaagaaactggggcagAGAAGCTGGGGGATTTTTAAGGGCCAAGAAAGCACATCAGTAGCAGAACTACTGTTTATAGTGTTCCAACGCCGGGAGATTACAGTTATTCTTAGGAAATTAACTTCTCAGCAAAATACTACATCCATGAATCTTTAGAAGAGCTTAAGAAATATCTAgtctcagggtgcctggttggctcaattggtaaagcatgtgattcttggtcttggggttaTGAGTCGGAGCCTCaggtttggtgtagagattacttaataaaatattttagaaaaaaaagaaagaaaagatctagTCTCAAGCATGTCTATAGCCTAAATTTTTCCTACTATGTACCTCCTTGGACcagctttatatttttgttcatctgttcaatTTTCAATTCAAAACTTTACTCTGCTTCAAGGGAGTCCTCCTTTCTCTTTAGTACATACACAAGGTCTCTGGGGTTCCTAAAAGCAACCTCCTACGTTCTCCCTGCACCTAAACGTTTCATTGCAATTCCCTGTTCTAAAGCTCTCTATCCCTACAgactacaaaaacagaaaacgGGGTTTGGATAATTACCCTGTGTTCGGTACAAATATGGTATCAAGAGTCAGTTTCAACCCTTCAgccaactgaaaaataaagatttaaaacgAACAATTAgtaattttctattcttcttttgaCCTAAGAAAACAAGTCTAAAGTTTTCTCTAACTTCCaaacaaaaaaagtcattaaagaaagccaaatattcaattatttaataaaatacctCTTTattcttccctgtctccttcccctgtCCCCTTATTCCCAGGCTTCATCATGATTCTCTCACCAAAATACAGGTTTAAGTTGTAGGTCAAATCTATTACAGCCAATAACATtaattgcaataaaaaaaaaaattccaatacaACCAAATAATCTTGATACACTCTTAAAATTACTGTAATGAGATAACCTGACATTTAACAAGCCAACCTAAGTAATTTATTCagctatacatatatattactgaTACATGATGATGTTCATATAGACATACCTCAAAAAATAGTGTCCTGTACAAAGCAAATATTTGTACGTGACAAATATCTGctgataaatttttctctttagaaacaTTACAGAAGTTAGAAAGAGGGATTTTTCTACGGAGCCAATTTTGCaatgattacaaaataaaatcaaacaaaatcacTATAAATAGTCTAG includes:
- the VDAC3 gene encoding voltage-dependent anion-selective channel protein 3 isoform X1, producing MCNTPTYCDLGKAAKDVFNKGYGFGMVKIDLRTKSCSGVMEFSTSGHAYTDTGKASGNLETKYKVCNYGLTFTQKWNTDNTLGTEISLENKLAEGLKLTLDTIFVPNTGKKSGKLKASYKRECFSLGSNVDIDFSGPTIYGWAVLAFEGWLAGYQMSFDTAKSKLSQNNFALGYKAADFQLHTHVNDGTEFGGSIYQKVNEKIETSINLAWTAGSNNTRFGIAAKYKLDCRTSLSAKVNNASLIGLGYTQTLRPGVKLTLSALIDGKNFNAGGHKVGLGFELEA
- the VDAC3 gene encoding voltage-dependent anion-selective channel protein 3 isoform X2, with translation MCNTPTYCDLGKAAKDVFNKGYGFGMVKIDLRTKSCSGVEFSTSGHAYTDTGKASGNLETKYKVCNYGLTFTQKWNTDNTLGTEISLENKLAEGLKLTLDTIFVPNTGKKSGKLKASYKRECFSLGSNVDIDFSGPTIYGWAVLAFEGWLAGYQMSFDTAKSKLSQNNFALGYKAADFQLHTHVNDGTEFGGSIYQKVNEKIETSINLAWTAGSNNTRFGIAAKYKLDCRTSLSAKVNNASLIGLGYTQTLRPGVKLTLSALIDGKNFNAGGHKVGLGFELEA